TGAAAAATTTAACCTTTTCAAATCCTACCACCGAACGTAATGCTTTAAATTGAACATCCTCGGGCAACGAAGTTGAGAAGCCATTTACATAAACTTCTACCGTATCCCAACCCTCAGGTTCAACAAAAATCTGATGACTATTCTTATCTGCAAAGCGGTTAATCTTGTCCTCTATAGACGGACAATAACGTGGCCCTATACTTTTGATTCTCCCATTGAACATAGGCGACCTATCGAAACCTTCACGCAACACATCATGAACCAATTCACTTGTATGAGTCATAAAACAATCACGTTGGGTAGTCAAAACGGGCGTTTGTAAATAGGAAAACTTCTCAGGTATTTCATCCCCAGGTTGTGGAATCATAACTGAATAATCTAAAGAGCGACCATCAACCCGTGGTGGTGTTCCTGTCTTCATACGACCACTTTCAAACCCCAATTGAAGCAATTGTTCAGTGATACCGGTTGCAGCTTTCTCTCCTGCCCTTCCACCACCAAACTGTTTTTCTCCAATATGGATAAGACCATTTAAAAAAGTACCGTTCGTTAGAATAACAGATTTAGACCTTATATCTATTCCTAAAGAACTCTTTACCCCAACAACTTTACCGTTCTCAATTAGCAATCCGCTAACCATTTCTTGGTAAAAATCAACGTTTGGTATATTCTCCAAAGCCAAGCGCCATTCTTCAGCAAACCGCATGCGATCATTCTGCGCACGCGGACTCCACATGGCAGGTCCTTTAGATTTATTCAACATTTTAAACTGAATAGCGGACTTATCCGTAATAATTCCACTTAAACCTCCAAGTGCATCTATCTCGCGAACAATTTGTCCTTTAGCAATCCCTCCCATAGCTGGATTACAGGACATTTGCCCTATGGTCTGTAAATTCATGGTAACCAAAAGGGTTTTGGAACCCATATTTCCAGCTGCCGCCGCTGCCTCCGCTCCTGCGTGACCACCTCCAACTACTATAACATCATACTCCTCTGCAAACATCTCTTATCCTATAAAATGTGATTATCTACTATACATACTCAAAACCAGAAACACATAATGTAACCGGCATACTCTTAATGTTCCACGTGGAACATTTTAATCTTTTCGTCTTCTTTGTGCCGCATTGTTTTAACTTCTAAATCAGATTTATCTTTAAATCCAAAAAGATGTAGCACTCCATGCGCCATAACTCTACGCATTTCTTCTTCAAAAGGAGTATTGAATTCCTTTGCATTCTCCTTCACTCTATCAACAGAAATAAAAATATCGCCACCAACACGCTTTCCCTCTGTATAATCAAACGTCAAAATATCTGTATAGGTATTGTGATTAAGATATTTTTCATTCATCTCGAGAACCTCTTCATCTGAACAAAAAACATAATCTATTTGACTCAATTCTCCTTCTTCAGAATCTATAACGGCTTTCAACCAATCTACATATTTATCCTCCGTTTCTAAAGCAAAATCCGTCTTATAGTGAAACTCAATCATCCGTTTTAAAATATTCTTTAACCTTGTTTTGAAAATTTTGGCGCAAAGGTAAGCTTTGTCTATTTAAAATCTCAATTTCATTGCGATAATTCTCTAATAATGAGGGTTTAGTAATAATAGGGTTTTGAAACTGATTGGTATTTGTATTACTCTCTCTTTCAGGTTTCTTACCTTGTTTCATAGCAGCATTCTCCAACTTCAACATTTCATACTGAATGTTATTAATCTTTGAATTACTCCGGTGTGTAACGCCATTTTCAAGAAGATCATTTTCAAAATCTTCCATTTGTTTTATAAGTTTTTGAGCCAACTTCTTATCTCCGGCATTCATCATGTCAACTAATTGCTGTTCCAATTGCTGACGCAACTTTTGTTGTTCCTTGTAAATCTCATAAACCTCCTGAAGCTCAGATTCCGAAAGTTGTCCTGAACCACCACCAGACTGACCTCCTTGTTCCTTTCCACTATTCCCCTTGCCATCTTTTCCTTGTCCCTGTTCTCCTTGACCATCGTCTCCTTGACCATCGTCTCCTTCACCAGCTTTTTGCCCTTCACCCTTTTTGGATTTTCCCTCTCCATCTTTAGAACCCTCCCCTTTGCCGCTTTTACCATCACCTTGACTGGGCTTTCCTTGTCCGGGTTTTCCCATACCATCCATTTTCTCCTTCAGCTCCTGCTGGCCCTTTATGATATCTGGAAGCTGAAAACCCTCACCCTCGCCTTCGCCCTTGCCAGACATCATACTCTGTTCCATATTATCTAAAATTTTAGCAAGAAAATCCGCTAAACTATTCGAGGCACTTAAAACATACTTTTGGTAAGATACTCCCTGGTATATTTGATTCTCAGCTATGCTCTCCAAAGTCTTATCCACATTATAATACACCTCAGTAATTTGCTCGTTAACAAACTCTGAAAGCTCTGCACGTCTGAGCGACAACGCAAAAAGGCTATCATCTACATGTTCAAATAGCTCCCGTAATTCTTGTTGTTTATGGATAGCATTGGAAAACTGTGGACTATCTGCATCAATATCTTCTAGACTGTCGTACAATAGTTCTTGCTTAAAGGAGAAAGTAATTAAATTATCTAAAATTTGTCTAAGCATTTCAGCATCTTCCGTAATGGAAGAATCACCACCACCACTAGCTGCTGATTGGCTCAATTGCTCGCTCATTTCCTTCATTTTCTGTGCGGCAGACTTTTGCTTCTTTGAGGCCTTTTTAGAAGACTCCTCCTTTTCCTCTGCATTAGAATTCTCCAATTCTTGCTTTTCGAGCTCTTTTAAGGCCTCTTCTTGCTCTTTCTTTACTTCTCCCTCCTTCTCTTTATTACGATCCAAATCTAGGGGTTTCTTTAATTCCTCATTATCCTTCTGGAGCTCGTCTAACTCTTCTTCTATTTCTTCGAATACCTTATTTAATTTTTCTTGTTTCTCCTTTTCACCTGATTTATCCGGAGTATCAGCTGCTTTCTCTTGTTCTTTGGCTATTTTATCCAAATCCCTAGCCAATTGATCTACCTTTTCGGTTACATAATACCGTTTGGTCAGTTCCAATAACTGCTCCAGGTTACGCTCCCCATTCTTTTGCTTTTTCCCTAATTCCTCTAATCGTTTAGAGAGCTCCTCCCTATTAATTTTATCAGCAATTTTATTGAGTTCTTCCAGCAACTTTTCGTTCTTCTTTGCCTGCAATTCCTGACGTTCCAAACGCTCTTGCAGTAATTTATTCATCTTATCATCACTGTTCAACTTATTGAGGTTCTCTTTAAGCTGTTTGCTGAATTTTTCCATCTGACTTTCCTGTTGCTGCTGCTTCTTAAGAAAATCCTTTATTTGGT
This genomic interval from Zobellia roscoffensis contains the following:
- the mnmG gene encoding tRNA uridine-5-carboxymethylaminomethyl(34) synthesis enzyme MnmG, with amino-acid sequence MFAEEYDVIVVGGGHAGAEAAAAAGNMGSKTLLVTMNLQTIGQMSCNPAMGGIAKGQIVREIDALGGLSGIITDKSAIQFKMLNKSKGPAMWSPRAQNDRMRFAEEWRLALENIPNVDFYQEMVSGLLIENGKVVGVKSSLGIDIRSKSVILTNGTFLNGLIHIGEKQFGGGRAGEKAATGITEQLLQLGFESGRMKTGTPPRVDGRSLDYSVMIPQPGDEIPEKFSYLQTPVLTTQRDCFMTHTSELVHDVLREGFDRSPMFNGRIKSIGPRYCPSIEDKINRFADKNSHQIFVEPEGWDTVEVYVNGFSTSLPEDVQFKALRSVVGFEKVKFFRPGYAIEYDYFPPTQLKHTLETKLVENLYFAGQINGTTGYEEAASQGLMAGMNAHLKIKEKEEFILQRDEAYIGVLIDDLITKGTEEPYRMFTSRAEYRTLLRQDNADLRLTPRSFDIGLAKKERLDRMEEKEKKSDSFVNFFKETSVKPEDINPILESVDSALVKQSDKMFKVFSRPKVTMEHMLKLETVSGFVEDNNLDREVLEQTEIQVKYSGYIAKEKNNADKLLRLENVKIPANFDYSKLKSLSYEAREKLNSIQPVTIAQAARVSGVNPSDISVLLVYLGR
- the ybeY gene encoding rRNA maturation RNase YbeY, with product MIEFHYKTDFALETEDKYVDWLKAVIDSEEGELSQIDYVFCSDEEVLEMNEKYLNHNTYTDILTFDYTEGKRVGGDIFISVDRVKENAKEFNTPFEEEMRRVMAHGVLHLFGFKDKSDLEVKTMRHKEDEKIKMFHVEH
- a CDS encoding DUF4175 family protein, encoding MNGYQNILQKLNGFVRKYYTKMLIKGILLFVAFGALFFFVVLGVEYLLWLNSTGRLVLLVLFVCIELSLLFKYILTPLFYLFRLKQGISNREASVLIGKHFPEVGDKLYNLIDLGEDKNQSELLLASIEQRSERMRLVPFTKAVEFKDNLKYLKYLVIPALVVFVIGISGNLKPFFGSVDRVVNYNMAYEPPAPFSFHLLSNELSVLDSKEFSLQVTTEGVVKPETVFIIIDGKQSILQEDNGRYHYTFTPPLKFIDFHFMGNGIRSKHYKLDVLKTPVIKDFQVKLDYPNYTGKPSDTLKSTGNAVFPEGTKVTWVVSGENTEVIKLITADTVQNFLKNENDFSIHKRVYNDLNYEVTTSNTNVSDYEKLSYKFTVVKDAYPSIKVKQVLDTLNPNVGYYVGEAADDYKLNSIKLVCYADDDPENRQIIVLGNPSSNFDQFYYTFPSGLQLEADKKYSFYFVAVDNDAIHKGKATKSQVFSLSLLDEDQLRNKELESQQSLINNLDKSLEKFKEQKEDLNDINKEQKEKNQLNFTEQNQIKDFLKKQQQQESQMEKFSKQLKENLNKLNSDDKMNKLLQERLERQELQAKKNEKLLEELNKIADKINREELSKRLEELGKKQKNGERNLEQLLELTKRYYVTEKVDQLARDLDKIAKEQEKAADTPDKSGEKEKQEKLNKVFEEIEEELDELQKDNEELKKPLDLDRNKEKEGEVKKEQEEALKELEKQELENSNAEEKEESSKKASKKQKSAAQKMKEMSEQLSQSAASGGGDSSITEDAEMLRQILDNLITFSFKQELLYDSLEDIDADSPQFSNAIHKQQELRELFEHVDDSLFALSLRRAELSEFVNEQITEVYYNVDKTLESIAENQIYQGVSYQKYVLSASNSLADFLAKILDNMEQSMMSGKGEGEGEGFQLPDIIKGQQELKEKMDGMGKPGQGKPSQGDGKSGKGEGSKDGEGKSKKGEGQKAGEGDDGQGDDGQGEQGQGKDGKGNSGKEQGGQSGGGSGQLSESELQEVYEIYKEQQKLRQQLEQQLVDMMNAGDKKLAQKLIKQMEDFENDLLENGVTHRSNSKINNIQYEMLKLENAAMKQGKKPERESNTNTNQFQNPIITKPSLLENYRNEIEILNRQSLPLRQNFQNKVKEYFKTDD